From a single Hypomesus transpacificus isolate Combined female chromosome 14, fHypTra1, whole genome shotgun sequence genomic region:
- the LOC124476908 gene encoding overexpressed in colon carcinoma 1 protein, giving the protein MGCGNSSATSTSGGGPADVSKDVTEESSPDEEKRRNYGGVYVGLPTDMTAVASSQSKSTRKD; this is encoded by the exons ATGGGTTGTGGCAATTCCTCTGCCACCAGCACGTCAGGAGGGG GTCCAGCAGACGTCTCCAAAGATGT GACAGAGGAGTCCTCTCCAGATGAGGAGAAAAGAAG GAACTATGGAGGAGTGTATGTCGGCCTGCCTACTGACATGACTGCCGTAGCCTCCAGCCAGTCAAAGTCCACACGCAAAG aCTAG